From Vibrio crassostreae, one genomic window encodes:
- a CDS encoding DUF2750 domain-containing protein, whose protein sequence is MTTQLDDKKIAEINKYTGEQRLKYCVKEIVANREVWILTDEHGCVMLNTEDEDCVPVWPNQEFAESWATGDWSECKAESISLNKWHSRWTNGLEDDELAVVVFPNEQEEGVILFPDEFDFELKKQAAKR, encoded by the coding sequence ATGACTACACAGCTAGACGATAAAAAAATCGCTGAAATCAACAAGTATACGGGCGAGCAACGCCTGAAGTACTGTGTGAAAGAAATCGTAGCAAACCGTGAAGTATGGATCTTAACCGATGAACACGGTTGTGTAATGCTGAACACAGAAGATGAAGACTGTGTTCCAGTATGGCCAAACCAAGAGTTCGCAGAGTCATGGGCAACGGGTGATTGGTCTGAGTGTAAAGCTGAGTCTATCTCGCTAAACAAATGGCATAGTCGCTGGACGAATGGTCTAGAAGACGACGAGCTTGCTGTTGTGGTGTTCCCGAACGAACAAGAAGAGGGCGTTATCTTGTTCCCTGATGAGTTCGATTTCGAGTTGAAGAAACAGGCAGCTAAGCGCTAG